The Streptomyces sp. RKAG293 genome includes a region encoding these proteins:
- a CDS encoding class I SAM-dependent methyltransferase → MTSSSHTELARSFNAIAAEYAAARPSYPPALFDAVEELAGRSLTGASVIDVGAGTGIGTRLLRERGARVTAVEPGEGMAAQLRAALPAVPLVRADGNALPFADGAADFVTYAQAWHWTEPARSVPEALRVLRRDGALALWWNVPDLSHGWVADQEARLAERCPGYRAPGFSHTASGLLAPFAVRTGTRSVRWSRRITVDDRLRTLGTHSFLAVLGAEAEPVLRAEREELLALFPDGVLDEPYVTDVTVALRA, encoded by the coding sequence ATGACGTCGTCGTCGCACACCGAACTGGCCAGGTCGTTCAACGCGATCGCGGCCGAGTACGCGGCCGCCCGCCCCAGCTATCCGCCCGCGCTGTTCGACGCCGTCGAGGAGCTCGCCGGCCGCTCGCTGACGGGGGCCTCGGTCATCGACGTGGGCGCGGGCACCGGCATCGGGACCCGTCTGCTGCGGGAGCGCGGCGCGCGCGTCACCGCGGTGGAACCCGGCGAGGGCATGGCCGCACAGCTCCGCGCCGCACTGCCCGCCGTCCCGCTCGTCAGGGCCGACGGCAACGCGCTGCCCTTCGCGGACGGCGCCGCCGACTTCGTGACGTACGCCCAGGCCTGGCACTGGACGGAGCCGGCCCGCTCGGTCCCCGAGGCACTGCGCGTACTGCGCCGTGACGGCGCGCTGGCCCTTTGGTGGAACGTGCCCGACCTGAGCCACGGCTGGGTCGCCGACCAGGAGGCGCGGCTCGCCGAACGCTGCCCCGGCTACCGGGCGCCGGGCTTCTCGCACACCGCCTCCGGCCTGCTCGCGCCCTTCGCGGTCCGCACCGGGACGCGCTCCGTCCGGTGGTCGCGCCGGATCACCGTGGACGACCGGCTCCGGACCCTCGGCACCCACTCGTTCCTCGCCGTACTGGGTGCGGAAGCGGAGCCGGTCCTGCGCGCGGAGCGCGAGGAACTGCTCGCACTGTTCCCCGACGGCGTGCTCGACGAGCCGTACGTCACGGATGTGACGGTGGCCCTCCGGGCCTGA
- a CDS encoding ABC transporter ATP-binding protein, giving the protein MMNKFEPAVRADGLTVVRGSRTVLNGLEFTVPRGQVTGLLGPSGCGKSTLMRAIVGTQAHVTGTLDVLGLAAGHPRLRSAVGYVTQAPSVYTDLTARQNLDYYASVLGLTRAARREHVNRALTDVDLESHADSLAGNLSGGQRGRVSLAVALLGEPELLVLDEPTVGLDPVLRRDLWQLFHRLADERGATVLISSHVMDEAERCHRLLLMREGGILADDTPDGLRESTGSATVEEAFLHLVDAANAGSGHRTNVVTLPDTRQEQAK; this is encoded by the coding sequence ATGATGAATAAATTTGAACCGGCGGTACGGGCCGACGGACTCACCGTCGTCCGTGGCAGCCGCACCGTCCTGAACGGCCTCGAGTTCACCGTCCCGCGCGGTCAGGTCACCGGTCTGCTGGGCCCCAGCGGCTGCGGCAAATCCACCCTCATGCGCGCGATCGTCGGCACCCAGGCGCACGTCACCGGCACCCTCGACGTCCTGGGCCTCGCCGCCGGCCATCCCCGGCTCCGCTCCGCCGTCGGCTACGTCACCCAGGCGCCGTCCGTCTACACCGACCTCACCGCCCGCCAGAACCTCGACTACTACGCGTCCGTCCTCGGCCTGACCCGCGCCGCCCGCCGCGAGCACGTGAACCGCGCCCTCACCGACGTCGACCTCGAATCCCACGCGGACTCGCTCGCCGGAAACCTCTCCGGCGGCCAGCGCGGCCGGGTCTCCCTCGCGGTCGCCCTGCTCGGCGAACCCGAACTCCTCGTCCTCGACGAACCCACCGTCGGCCTCGACCCCGTCCTGCGCCGCGACCTGTGGCAGCTCTTCCACCGCCTCGCCGACGAGCGCGGCGCCACCGTCCTGATCTCCTCGCACGTCATGGACGAGGCCGAACGCTGCCACCGCCTGCTCCTCATGCGCGAGGGCGGCATCCTCGCCGACGACACCCCCGACGGGCTGCGCGAGTCCACCGGCTCCGCAACCGTCGAGGAGGCCTTCCTCCACCTCGTGGACGCGGCCAACGCCGGCTCCGGCCACCGCACGAACGTCGTCACCCTCCCCGACACCCGCCAGGAGCAGGCAAAATGA
- a CDS encoding ABC transporter permease: MNAHPTLATTLPRDPTQAPAGRAPRAFSLPRTLATARRVLRQLGHDPRTIALMLVVPCVLLAVLSWVYDGKQHTFDQVGASLLGIFPLILMFLVTSIATLRERTSGTLERLLSMPLGKADLLGGYALAFGGVAVVQACLATGLAVWGLGLDVVGSPWLLLVIALADAFLGIALGLFVSAFAASEFQAVQFMPAVLLPQLLMCGLLVPRDTMQPVLAAASDVLPMSYAVDGMTQVVQHTGVTGDFVRDLAVVAACALVALALGAATLRRRTT, from the coding sequence ATGAACGCCCACCCGACACTCGCCACCACTCTTCCGAGGGACCCCACCCAGGCTCCGGCCGGACGCGCTCCCCGCGCCTTCTCCCTCCCGCGCACCCTCGCCACCGCCCGCCGGGTCCTGCGCCAGCTCGGCCACGACCCCCGCACCATCGCCCTGATGCTGGTCGTCCCCTGCGTGCTGCTCGCGGTGCTGAGCTGGGTATACGACGGCAAGCAGCACACCTTCGACCAGGTCGGAGCGTCACTCCTCGGCATCTTCCCGCTCATCCTGATGTTCCTGGTCACCTCGATCGCCACCCTCCGCGAACGCACCTCCGGCACGCTGGAGCGGCTGCTGTCCATGCCGCTGGGCAAGGCCGACCTGCTCGGCGGCTACGCCCTCGCGTTCGGCGGCGTCGCCGTCGTCCAGGCCTGCCTCGCCACCGGGCTCGCCGTCTGGGGGCTGGGCCTCGACGTCGTCGGCTCGCCCTGGCTGCTCCTCGTCATCGCCCTCGCCGACGCGTTCCTGGGCATCGCCCTCGGCCTCTTCGTCAGCGCGTTCGCGGCCAGCGAGTTCCAGGCCGTCCAATTCATGCCGGCGGTGCTCCTCCCGCAGCTGCTGATGTGCGGGCTCCTCGTGCCGCGCGACACCATGCAGCCGGTGCTCGCCGCCGCCTCCGACGTGCTGCCCATGTCGTACGCGGTCGACGGCATGACGCAGGTCGTCCAGCACACCGGAGTCACCGGCGACTTCGTCCGCGACCTGGCCGTCGTCGCCGCGTGCGCCCTGGTGGCCCTGGCCCTGGGGGCGGCCACCCTCCGCCGCCGCACCACCTGA
- the proC gene encoding pyrroline-5-carboxylate reductase, with the protein MTQKVAVLGTGKIGEALLSGMIRAGWSPDDLLVTARRPERAEELRARYGVEAVSNAEAAKAADTLILAAKPQDMGALLDELAPHVAADRLVISAAAGIPTAFFEERLTEGLAVVRVMPNTPVLVDEGMSVISAGSHATEAHLVRTEDIFKPVGKTLRVPEKHQDAATALSGSGPAYFYYLVEAMTDAGILLGLPRAQAHDLIVQSAIGAAVMLRDSGEHPVKLREAVTSPAGTTISAIRELENHGVRAALIAALEAARDRSRELASGNG; encoded by the coding sequence ATGACCCAGAAAGTCGCCGTACTCGGCACCGGCAAGATCGGCGAGGCCCTCCTCTCCGGCATGATCCGGGCCGGCTGGTCGCCCGACGACCTGCTCGTCACCGCGCGGCGCCCGGAGCGTGCGGAGGAGCTGCGGGCCCGGTACGGCGTCGAGGCCGTCAGCAACGCGGAGGCGGCGAAGGCCGCCGACACCCTCATCCTCGCGGCGAAGCCGCAGGACATGGGTGCCCTCCTCGACGAACTGGCGCCGCACGTCGCCGCCGACCGCCTCGTCATCAGCGCGGCCGCCGGCATCCCGACCGCGTTCTTCGAGGAGCGGCTGACGGAGGGCCTCGCGGTCGTCCGCGTCATGCCGAACACTCCGGTGCTGGTCGACGAGGGCATGTCCGTCATCTCCGCGGGCAGCCACGCCACCGAGGCGCATCTCGTCCGCACCGAGGACATCTTCAAGCCGGTCGGCAAGACGCTGCGCGTCCCCGAGAAGCACCAGGACGCCGCCACCGCGCTGTCCGGCTCGGGGCCCGCGTACTTCTACTACCTGGTCGAGGCGATGACCGACGCCGGCATCCTGCTCGGACTGCCGCGCGCCCAGGCGCACGACCTGATCGTGCAGTCGGCGATCGGCGCGGCCGTGATGCTGCGCGACAGCGGCGAGCACCCGGTGAAGCTGCGTGAGGCGGTGACCTCACCGGCCGGCACCACCATCAGCGCCATCCGCGAGCTGGAGAACCACGGGGTGCGCGCCGCGCTGATCGCCGCCCTCGAAGCGGCCCGCGACCGCAGCCGCGAGCTGGCTTCCGGCAACGGCTGA
- the trpS gene encoding tryptophan--tRNA ligase encodes MTRIFSGVTPSGHLTLGNYLGAIQRWVSVDQHQSPHQEDALFSIVDLHALTVEHEPARLRRLTRQTATLLLAAGLDPKVCTVFVQSHVDEHTRLSYVLECIATDGELRRMIQYKEKSAKQQSVRVSLLTYPVLMAADILAYRTDEVPVGDDQAQHVELSRDLAVRFNQRYGHTFTVPRAVVPPVAARVMDLQEPASKMSKSASATTGTISLLDEPAVIRKKVMRAVTDSASDVEYDRVERPGLANLLEILAACTGGEPAALAAGYDSYGAVKKDVAEAVVELLRPLRERHAVLCADPGFLDAVLRDGAERARALARPTVDAAYRAIGLL; translated from the coding sequence ATGACGCGGATCTTCAGCGGAGTGACACCGTCGGGGCACCTCACCCTGGGGAACTACCTCGGCGCCATCCAGCGGTGGGTCTCGGTCGACCAGCACCAGAGCCCGCACCAGGAAGACGCCCTCTTCAGCATCGTCGATCTGCACGCCCTCACCGTCGAACACGAACCGGCCCGGTTGCGACGGCTGACGCGGCAGACGGCGACCCTCCTGCTGGCAGCCGGGCTCGACCCGAAGGTGTGCACGGTATTCGTACAGAGCCACGTGGACGAGCACACCCGGCTGTCGTACGTACTGGAGTGCATCGCCACGGACGGCGAACTGCGGCGCATGATCCAGTACAAGGAGAAATCCGCGAAACAGCAGTCGGTGCGGGTCTCCCTGCTCACCTATCCGGTGCTGATGGCGGCGGACATCCTGGCGTACCGGACCGATGAGGTGCCGGTCGGCGACGATCAGGCGCAGCACGTCGAGCTGTCGCGTGATCTGGCGGTCCGTTTCAACCAGCGGTACGGGCACACGTTCACCGTGCCGCGTGCCGTGGTGCCGCCGGTGGCCGCGCGGGTGATGGATCTGCAGGAGCCGGCTTCCAAGATGAGCAAGTCCGCGAGCGCGACGACCGGGACCATCTCCCTGCTCGACGAGCCGGCGGTGATCCGCAAGAAGGTGATGCGGGCGGTGACGGACAGCGCGTCCGATGTGGAGTACGACCGGGTGGAACGGCCGGGGCTCGCGAATCTGCTGGAGATCCTGGCCGCCTGCACCGGTGGCGAGCCGGCGGCGCTCGCCGCGGGGTACGACTCGTACGGCGCGGTGAAGAAGGACGTGGCGGAGGCGGTCGTCGAACTCCTGCGGCCGTTGCGGGAACGCCACGCCGTGCTCTGCGCCGATCCCGGCTTTCTCGACGCGGTGCTGCGGGACGGCGCCGAGCGGGCGCGCGCCCTCGCGCGGCCGACGGTGGACGCCGCGTACCGGGCGATCGGGCTGCTGTGA
- a CDS encoding HAD family hydrolase: protein MRYDLIIFDNDGVLVDSEPISNRILAGCLTELGHPTSYEESIRDYMGSAMHRVHELVLERSGQKLPEDFNDVFHARVFEAFRRDLQPVPGVADVLGKLAAEGVPYCLASSGSHERIRVALHKTGLFEHFGEERIFSSQDVGRGKPAPDLFLHAAQVMGVAPGRCAVVEDSPLGVQAAVAAGMDVYGFTAMTSAAKLGDANALFSEMHELLDLIV, encoded by the coding sequence ATGCGCTATGACCTGATCATCTTCGACAACGACGGCGTCCTCGTGGACAGTGAGCCGATCTCCAACCGGATCCTGGCCGGCTGTCTCACGGAACTCGGCCACCCCACGTCGTACGAGGAGTCGATCCGCGACTACATGGGCTCCGCGATGCACCGGGTCCATGAACTGGTGCTGGAGCGGTCCGGGCAGAAGTTGCCGGAGGACTTCAACGACGTCTTCCACGCGCGGGTCTTCGAGGCGTTCCGGCGGGACCTCCAGCCGGTGCCCGGTGTCGCGGACGTCCTGGGGAAGCTGGCGGCGGAGGGGGTGCCGTACTGCCTCGCCTCGTCGGGGAGCCATGAGCGGATCAGGGTGGCGCTGCACAAGACCGGGCTCTTCGAGCACTTCGGTGAGGAGCGCATCTTCAGTTCGCAGGACGTCGGGCGCGGGAAGCCGGCGCCCGACCTCTTCCTGCACGCGGCACAGGTGATGGGAGTCGCTCCCGGGCGGTGCGCGGTCGTCGAGGACAGCCCGCTGGGAGTGCAGGCGGCCGTGGCGGCCGGGATGGACGTATACGGGTTCACCGCGATGACTTCCGCGGCCAAGCTCGGGGACGCCAATGCCCTGTTCAGCGAGATGCACGAGCTCCTGGATCTGATCGTCTAA
- a CDS encoding MFS transporter, whose amino-acid sequence MDASLRHGRASLAVSFFSQGVVFALLVTRIPAIQDRYGISDGLLPVFLAAVPILAGAGSVATEHLVKRVRPSVVLRWVQPLVALVLVAAGSGNAMWQIAVALGLFGICVGGLDASMNMLGVSLQRTYGRSIMLGFHAAYSLGGITGASLAWAGAHWHLSLAVLYAPVAVVLIPLVLMASRWYVDQRPEPVAEGAAAPVATPVVMRLLLPLCLVMAFAYIGDSTVSNWSAKYLQDTLGSSEQLSTVPYNIYMVTTLLGRAAGDLGVRRFGGAAVVRAGTVLAAVGFGVVAVAPGPWAGMLGFTLLGFGLCVIVPTTFAAAGRLFPGASDTAIARLNIFNYVGFLIGAPLVGAIGDAWSYRGAMLIPMVLVLATLLYAKSFDTGEARYRVGHERPRTADVG is encoded by the coding sequence ATGGACGCATCTCTGCGGCATGGCCGGGCCTCGCTGGCGGTCAGCTTCTTCAGCCAGGGCGTGGTTTTCGCTCTGCTCGTGACCCGTATCCCGGCGATCCAGGATCGCTACGGCATCAGTGACGGGCTGCTGCCGGTCTTCCTCGCGGCCGTGCCGATCCTGGCCGGGGCGGGCAGCGTGGCGACCGAGCACCTGGTGAAGCGGGTGCGGCCCAGTGTCGTACTGCGGTGGGTCCAGCCGCTGGTCGCGCTGGTCCTGGTCGCGGCGGGTTCCGGGAACGCGATGTGGCAGATAGCCGTGGCGCTGGGCCTGTTCGGCATCTGTGTCGGCGGGCTCGACGCCTCCATGAACATGCTGGGTGTGAGCCTGCAGCGCACCTACGGCCGGAGCATCATGCTCGGCTTCCACGCCGCCTACAGCCTCGGCGGCATCACCGGTGCCTCGCTGGCCTGGGCCGGAGCGCACTGGCATCTGTCACTCGCGGTGCTCTACGCGCCGGTCGCCGTCGTCCTGATCCCGCTCGTCCTCATGGCGAGCCGCTGGTACGTCGACCAGCGGCCGGAGCCGGTGGCCGAAGGCGCGGCCGCCCCGGTGGCGACACCCGTGGTGATGCGGCTGCTGCTGCCGCTCTGCCTGGTGATGGCCTTCGCGTACATCGGGGACTCGACGGTCTCCAACTGGAGCGCGAAGTACCTCCAGGACACGCTCGGCAGCTCGGAGCAGCTGTCCACCGTTCCGTACAACATCTACATGGTGACGACGCTGCTGGGCCGGGCGGCCGGGGACCTCGGTGTGCGGCGCTTCGGCGGGGCCGCGGTGGTGCGGGCCGGGACGGTGCTCGCCGCGGTCGGGTTCGGGGTGGTCGCGGTGGCGCCGGGCCCGTGGGCCGGGATGCTCGGGTTCACGCTGCTGGGGTTCGGGCTGTGCGTCATCGTGCCGACGACGTTCGCGGCGGCGGGGCGGCTGTTCCCCGGGGCCTCGGACACGGCCATCGCGCGGCTGAACATCTTCAACTACGTCGGTTTCCTGATCGGCGCCCCGCTGGTGGGTGCGATCGGTGACGCGTGGAGCTACCGGGGCGCGATGCTGATCCCGATGGTGCTGGTGCTGGCGACTCTCCTCTATGCCAAGTCGTTCGACACCGGTGAGGCCCGATACCGTGTCGGCCATGAGCGGCCGCGCACAGCTGATGTGGGATGA
- a CDS encoding acetoin utilization protein AcuC, with amino-acid sequence MSGRAQLMWDEQVTGYDFGPGHPMDPVRLSLTMRLVEAFGLDQALKVTSAPAAGDSTLGLVHRADYVAAVRRVSADPHSVELDYGLGTEDNPAFAGMHRASALIAGQSVGAAEAVWSGDVAHAVNFAGGLHHAMPGSAAGFCVYNDAALAVARLLELGAERVVYVDVDVHHGDGVQAAFWDDPRVLTISLHEHPRTLFPQTGWPEETGGAGAEGGAVNIALPAGTGDAGWLRAFHAVVPELIAAFRPQVVVSQHGADTHFEDPLAHLAVSLDAQRVVAEACHELAHEHAEGRWVALGGGGYAVTDVVPRSWTHLVAIAAGKPIDPATETPEPWRHEVYRAARAVAPARMTDGRHPVVWRSFEESGYDPADRLDQAVLATRRAVFPLHGLLA; translated from the coding sequence ATGAGCGGCCGCGCACAGCTGATGTGGGATGAGCAGGTAACAGGCTACGACTTCGGCCCCGGGCATCCGATGGACCCGGTGCGGCTGTCGCTCACGATGCGGCTGGTCGAGGCCTTCGGGCTGGACCAGGCGCTCAAGGTGACCTCCGCGCCGGCCGCCGGGGACTCCACGCTCGGGCTGGTGCACCGCGCCGACTACGTCGCCGCGGTACGGCGGGTCTCCGCCGATCCCCACTCGGTGGAGCTGGACTACGGCCTCGGTACCGAGGACAACCCGGCCTTCGCGGGGATGCACCGGGCCTCCGCGCTGATCGCCGGGCAGTCCGTCGGGGCGGCTGAGGCGGTGTGGAGCGGTGACGTTGCTCACGCGGTGAACTTCGCCGGCGGCCTGCACCATGCGATGCCGGGCTCCGCCGCGGGCTTCTGCGTCTACAACGACGCGGCGCTGGCGGTGGCGCGGCTGCTGGAGCTCGGTGCGGAGCGCGTGGTCTACGTGGATGTCGATGTGCACCACGGGGACGGGGTGCAGGCCGCCTTCTGGGACGATCCGCGCGTTCTGACGATCTCGCTGCACGAGCACCCGCGGACACTGTTCCCGCAGACCGGGTGGCCGGAGGAGACCGGGGGCGCCGGCGCCGAGGGTGGGGCGGTGAACATCGCGCTGCCGGCCGGGACGGGCGACGCGGGGTGGCTGCGGGCGTTCCACGCCGTCGTGCCGGAGCTGATCGCGGCCTTCCGGCCGCAGGTCGTCGTCTCGCAGCACGGCGCCGACACCCATTTCGAGGACCCGCTGGCGCATCTCGCGGTGAGCCTGGACGCGCAGCGCGTCGTCGCCGAGGCCTGTCACGAGCTGGCGCACGAGCACGCGGAGGGCCGCTGGGTGGCGCTCGGCGGGGGCGGCTACGCGGTGACGGACGTCGTACCGCGCTCCTGGACGCATCTGGTGGCGATCGCCGCGGGCAAGCCGATCGATCCCGCCACCGAGACGCCCGAGCCGTGGCGGCACGAGGTGTACCGGGCGGCGCGGGCGGTGGCGCCCGCGCGGATGACGGACGGCCGTCACCCGGTCGTCTGGCGGAGTTTCGAGGAGTCGGGGTATGACCCGGCGGACCGCCTCGACCAGGCGGTTCTGGCGACCCGGCGGGCGGTGTTCCCGCTGCACGGCCTGCTGGCCTGA
- a CDS encoding phosphatase, with protein MLSVGALRAHLLAARLAGPVATPREKSLLSYRMFAARDPRQTLGLDPEGAWGTAELLRLMAERCGVSPDPGHTSGQDVIDPDCTVAALDAFAERLARAAVDRVPVLIGTGHPHRLLGFYAGLAAALSAAGCPVLTSAHGRPIDIPTRFGLRQHNLWYVGGVAMVRTVDALPTSGEPGAHTHSPLPVRTALAAAAGRGGQLPGLVVGDHGWVCGAGQLGIEAIGLADADDPAVFVAEAEGRVSVAVPLDDAVRSDYYRPLTRYVLNRACLSQ; from the coding sequence GTGCTGAGTGTCGGCGCGCTGCGCGCGCATCTGCTGGCGGCCCGGCTGGCCGGTCCCGTGGCGACGCCGCGGGAGAAAAGTCTGCTCAGTTATCGGATGTTCGCGGCACGGGATCCGCGCCAGACGCTCGGCCTCGACCCCGAAGGGGCGTGGGGGACGGCGGAGTTGTTGCGGCTGATGGCCGAAAGATGCGGGGTTTCACCGGATCCCGGACACACTTCGGGGCAGGATGTGATCGACCCCGACTGCACGGTGGCGGCGCTCGACGCTTTTGCGGAACGATTGGCGCGGGCGGCCGTTGACCGGGTTCCGGTGCTGATCGGAACGGGTCATCCGCACCGACTCCTGGGCTTCTACGCCGGATTGGCCGCCGCCTTGTCGGCGGCGGGATGTCCTGTCCTCACCTCCGCGCATGGTCGACCTATCGACATTCCGACCCGATTCGGGCTACGCCAGCACAACCTTTGGTACGTAGGCGGAGTCGCGATGGTCCGCACCGTGGATGCGCTCCCCACCTCGGGTGAGCCCGGGGCGCACACGCACTCCCCCCTCCCGGTTCGTACCGCACTGGCCGCCGCGGCCGGTCGTGGGGGACAGCTGCCGGGGCTCGTGGTCGGTGATCACGGGTGGGTCTGCGGGGCTGGTCAGCTGGGCATCGAGGCGATCGGGCTGGCGGACGCCGACGATCCGGCGGTCTTCGTGGCCGAGGCGGAGGGGCGGGTTTCCGTCGCCGTTCCGCTTGATGACGCTGTGCGGTCCGATTACTACCGGCCGCTTACACGCTATGTACTCAATCGAGCGTGTCTGTCACAGTAG
- a CDS encoding helix-turn-helix domain-containing protein, with protein MAASDRPLNEVVFLTVAEVASVMRVSKMTVYRLVHSGHLPAIRVGRSFRVPEQAVHDYLRESYVGVGESA; from the coding sequence ATGGCTGCTAGCGACAGGCCTCTCAACGAGGTCGTATTCCTGACTGTGGCGGAGGTCGCCTCAGTGATGCGTGTGTCCAAGATGACCGTGTACCGACTGGTACACAGCGGCCATCTGCCGGCGATCCGGGTGGGCAGGTCCTTCCGGGTGCCAGAACAAGCCGTCCACGACTATCTGCGTGAGTCCTACGTAGGGGTGGGGGAATCTGCTTGA
- a CDS encoding 30S ribosomal protein bS22: MGSVIKKRRKRMAKKKHRKLLKRTRVQRRNKK; this comes from the coding sequence GTGGGCTCTGTCATCAAGAAGCGGCGCAAGCGTATGGCCAAGAAGAAGCACCGCAAGCTGCTGAAGCGTACGCGTGTGCAGCGTCGCAACAAGAAGTAA
- a CDS encoding NAD-dependent epimerase/dehydratase family protein — protein sequence MGKVVLVTGVARKLGGRFVRRIQHDPEVDRVIGVDAEVPEHQLGSAEFVRADIRHPMIAKVLAQHAVDTVVHMDVSGTPLGSGGRAQVKETNVIGTMQLLGACQKAPTVRRLVVKSTTSVYGSAPRDPAVFTETMPPKSLPSGGFAKDAVEVEGYVRGFARRRPDVAVAVLRFANILGPQADSPLAEYFSLPALPTVFGYDPRLQFVHEDDVTDVLVLASLDARRGTLNSGTFNIAGDGVLLLSQTARRLGRPTVPVLLPAVTWVGQMLRTAGVTDFSPEQIRLLTHGRVVDTTQMRETLGFVPRYTTAETFCDFARSRGPGLLPPDRLARTVDAIAAALPAGANRT from the coding sequence GTGGGCAAGGTGGTGCTCGTCACCGGAGTCGCGCGAAAGCTCGGCGGCCGGTTCGTCCGCCGGATCCAGCATGATCCGGAGGTCGACCGGGTGATCGGCGTGGACGCCGAGGTGCCCGAGCACCAGCTGGGCAGCGCGGAATTCGTCCGGGCGGACATCCGGCACCCGATGATCGCCAAGGTGCTGGCCCAGCACGCCGTCGACACCGTCGTCCACATGGACGTCAGCGGCACCCCGCTGGGCTCCGGCGGCCGGGCGCAGGTCAAGGAGACCAACGTCATCGGCACGATGCAGCTGCTGGGCGCGTGCCAGAAGGCCCCGACGGTGCGCCGCCTCGTCGTGAAGTCGACGACCAGCGTCTACGGCTCCGCGCCCCGCGACCCGGCGGTGTTCACCGAGACCATGCCGCCGAAGTCGCTGCCCAGCGGTGGCTTCGCCAAGGACGCGGTCGAGGTCGAGGGCTATGTGCGTGGCTTCGCCCGCCGCCGGCCGGACGTGGCGGTCGCCGTCCTCCGGTTCGCCAACATCCTCGGCCCGCAGGCCGACTCCCCGCTCGCGGAGTACTTCTCGCTGCCGGCGCTGCCCACCGTGTTCGGCTACGACCCGCGGCTGCAGTTCGTGCACGAGGACGATGTGACCGACGTGCTGGTCCTCGCCTCCCTCGACGCCCGCCGCGGAACGCTCAACAGCGGCACGTTCAACATCGCGGGCGACGGCGTCCTGTTGTTGTCGCAGACCGCCAGGCGGCTCGGCCGCCCCACCGTCCCGGTGCTGCTGCCCGCCGTCACCTGGGTCGGGCAGATGCTGCGCACGGCGGGGGTCACCGACTTCTCGCCGGAACAGATCCGGCTGCTGACGCACGGCAGAGTGGTGGACACCACACAGATGCGTGAGACGCTCGGTTTTGTGCCGCGGTACACGACGGCCGAGACCTTCTGCGACTTCGCCCGCAGCCGTGGCCCCGGCCTGCTGCCGCCCGACCGGCTGGCCCGCACGGTCGACGCGATCGCCGCCGCACTTCCCGCGGGCGCCAACCGGACGTGA